Proteins from one Oncorhynchus tshawytscha isolate Ot180627B linkage group LG16, Otsh_v2.0, whole genome shotgun sequence genomic window:
- the LOC112215658 gene encoding EMILIN-2 isoform X3 — translation MKCLPTGFILKSALFPLLLTFQLIYGTRSRYNQGYNMFQGSAYSGSEQRQRNKNWCAYVVHKNVSCAVVGGMESFVQPESAPCRKHQPNCAQQVMYRTQFRPMYKVGYKLVTELEWRCCPGHQGQDCKDLKGIPSSQTVLGPRPTLPPAPETQDPGHQAWGQSGHPWGAGRQPGGQTGQEPAGGQGGSQTTQQLEEVVQRLSQQILDIQSAMTSLSANLRVDLQEDASKMLVTLLNVLRQPDRVRGEQQSMLLQGLSLEKEYNTVDIDKFTSKINHLNDTINTKSNVLDDLQARVNHHDGQLHLLMEASPASPPPSPPANDATLRAYVDTKFHALKDEMMEGMEIKMADLKNSCDYKILSVQEQCAGQENSYLSLTELLESKEMNLRKEIQDFKNQLPNSQRGDGTPPGVEELRKELFRVAEAQLILQSSLEKKSKPDPLLPRVEELEARLNMSERSEKVRSLFLEEKLRREGAEGAADLKKAMEDRMSSMEDRVTTLLVEISSPVSGAQTALEALQSAQALEDRLNSLEQLCSTECKSDQPAIERIQQNLRVYRTSLDTIQSNINGHSASLADMEEFVQGQLLNHTASLTDVQEELGALKERIGGQQGSLSALGLSLSEQSLELQGQLLNHSASLTGVEEALGALSGRMGLQKGSLSDLGISLSDNLKDVQEELGALSGRMGEQEGSLSALGLSLSQQSLELQQLNTCCLSSAGPAQKAKGLLQLHLTQREELRARLEELDKEVKAEADHCSNRTEGVALDVASMDSRVTSLENMCGRLEPISSSLHRIKEGLNKHVTGLWNCINQINGTLQAHTKDIRGLKGTYQNLQDHYSGITQALHHLTTSPENSGVHAGVKESGNPTETKLVPQGPVLPIGPIPDGALLHMMETGEAGAPGITISSKPPKGADGSMSTLKGFAGAPASPPSTGYLKPNMPVISGERVSFSAGLNRLPFPGEVGIIRFNKVLVNDGGHYDPHTGIFHVPMEGRYLLSAVLTAQRGAKVEAMFSVSNRSIQRLDTAGYLPDNGGGGGAGSTSCDCGGSASLSLVLTLMRGDRAGLVMTAGKLAISENTEFLSTFSAVLLYPTPSKK, via the exons ATGAAGTGCCTTCCCACCGGATTCATCCTTAAAAGTGCCTTATTTCCCTTATTGCTCACCTTTCAATTGATCTATGGAACGCGGTCCCGGTATAACCAGGGGTATAACATGTTCCAGGGAAGCGCATACTCTGGCTCAGAACAAAGACAAAGGAATAA AAACTGGTGCGCATACGTTGTGCACAAGAACGTGAGCTGTGCGGTCGTGGGGGGTATGGAGAGCTTTGTGCAGCCGGAGTCAGCGCCTTGCCGGAAGCATCAGCCCAACTGCGCGCAACAAGTGAT GTATCGGACCCAATTCCGCCCCATGTATAAGGTTGGCTATAAGCTGGTGACAGAGCTGGAGTGGAGGTGCTGTCCAGGCCACCAGGGTCAAGACTGCAAAGACTTGAAAGGCATCCCATCCAGTCAGACAGTGCTGGGGCCTCGGCCCACCCTGCCTCCTGCCCCAGAGACACAGG ATCCGGGACATCAGGCATGGGGTCAGAGTGGCCACCCCTGGGGGGCAGGGAGGCAGCCAGGAGGTCAGACGGGCCAAGAGCCGGCAGGGGGCCAGGGAGGGAGTCAGACGACACAGCAGCTGGAGGAGGTGGTACAGCGTCTGTCCCAGCAGATTCTAGACATACagtcagccatgaccagcctgtCGGCCAACCTGAGGGTGGACCTGCAGGAGGACGCCAGCAAGATGCTGGTCACGCTGCTCAACGTCTTGCGGCAGCCAGACCGCGTGCGTGGGGAGCAGCAGAGCATGCTGCTGCAGGGCCTTTCACTGGAAAAAGAATACAACACGGTGGACATTGACAAGTTCACGAGCAAGATCAACCACCTCAACGACACCATAAACACCAAGAGCAATGTACTGGACGACCTCCAAGCCAGAGTCAACCACCATGACGGACAGCTCCACCTGCTAATGGAGGCCAGCCCggcctcaccccctccctctcctccggcCAATGATGCGACCCTGCGCGCCTATGTGGACACAAAGTTCCACGCCCTGAAGGACGAGATGATGGAGGGCATGGAGATCAAGATGGCAGACCTGAAGAACTCATGTGACTATAAGATCCTGTCGGTTCAGGAGCAGTGTGCGGGCCAGGAGAACAGCTACCTGAGCCTGACCGAGCTCCTCGAGTCCAAGGAGATGAACCTCCGCAAGGAGATCCAGGACTTCAAGAACCAGCTGCCTAATTCACAGAGGGGAGACGGAACCCCTCCAGGGGTGGAAGAGCTGCGAAAGGAGCTGTTCCGGGTTGCTGAGGCCCAGCTGATCCTCCAGTCCAGCCTAGAGAAGAAGTCCAAGCCTGACCCACTCCTGCCCCGTGTGGAAGAGCTGGAGGCCCGTCTCAACATGTCGGAGAGGAGCGAGAAGGTGCGCAGCCTCTTCCTGGAGGAGAagctgaggagagagggggcggaGGGGGCCGCAGACCTGAAGAAGGCTATGGAGGACAGGATGAGCTCCATGGAGGACCGGGTCACCACTCTACTGGTGGAGATAAGCAGCCCTGTATCTGGGGCGCAGACTGCGCTAGAGGCACTGCAGAGTGCTCAGGCTCTGGAAGACAGACTCAATTCCCTAGAACAGCTGTGCTCTACAGAGTGCAAGTCTGACCAACCGGCCATAGAGCGCATTCAACAGAACCTCCGGGTCTACAGAACTAGCCTAGACACAATTCAGTCTAACATCAATGGGCATTCAGCTAGTCTTGCAGACATGGAAGAGTTTGTCCAAGGGCAGCTCCTGAACCATACCGCCAGTCTTACAGATGTGCAGGAAGAACTAGGAGCTCTTAAAGAACGTATTGGAGGACAGCAGGGTTCTCTGTCAGCCTTGGGTCTCTCTCTTAGCGAGCAGTCCCTGGAGCTCCAGGGGCAGCTTCTGAACCACAGTGCCAGCCTTACAGGCGTGGAAGAAGCGCTAGGAGCTCTCAGTGGGCGTATGGGACTACAGAAGGGCTCTCTGTCAGACTTGGGTATCTCTCTCAGTGATAATCTTAAAGATGTGCAGGAAGAGCTGGGAGCTCTTAGTGGGCGTATGGGAGAGCAGGAGGGTTCTCTGTCGGCCCTGGGTCTCTCTCTCAGCCAGCAGTCCCTGGAGCTCCAGCAACTGAACACCTGTTGCCTGAGCAGTGCAGGGCCAGCCCAGAAGGCCAAGGGCCTGCTACAGCTCCACCTGACccagagagaggagctgagggccAGGCTGGAAGAGCTGGACAAGGAGGTGAAGGCTGAGGCAGACCACTGCAGCAACAGGACCGAGGGCGTAGCTCTGGACGTTGCCAGCATGGACAGCCGGGTTACCAGCTTGGAGAACATGTGTGGTAGGCTGGAACCCATCTCCAGCAGCCTGCACAGGATCAAGGAAGGGCTGAACAAGCATGTGACCGGCTTGTGGAACTGCATCAACCAGATCAATGGCACCTTGCAAGCCCACaccaaggacatcagaggactGAAGGGAACATACCAGAACCTCCAGGACCACTACTCAGGTATCACCCAGGCCCTACATCATCTGACCACCAGTCCTGAGAACAGTG GTGTTCATGCAGGTGTGAAGGAGTCTGGTAATCCCACCGAGACTAAGCTTGTCCCTCAGGGCCCTGTCCTACCCATTGGGCCAATACCAGATGGGGCCCTACTACATATGATGGAGACTGGGGAGGCAGGAGCCCCCGGGATCACCATCTCTTCCAAACCTCCCAAAGGGGCCGACGGCAGCATGTCCACCCTCAAGGGCTTTGCTGGAGCCCCAG CCTCCCCACCCTCTACAGGGTATTTAAAGCCTAATATGCCAGTGATTTCTG GTGAGCGGGTGTCCTTCTCGGCTGGTCTCAACCGCTTGCCCTTCCCTGGGGAGGTGGGTATCATCCGCTTCAACAAGGTGTTGGTAAACGATGGGGGACACTATGACCCTCACACAG GCATCTTTCACGTTCCCATGGAGGGCCGCTACCTGCTGAGTGCCGTGCTGACAGCCCAGAGAGGTGCCAAGGTGGAGGCGATGTTCTCTGTGTCCAACCGCAGCATCCAGAGGCTGGACACGGCCGGTTACCTGCCTGATAatggtggaggaggtggggcTGGCTCCACCAGCTGTGACTGCGGAGGCTCTGCCTCCCTAAGCCTGGTTCTCACTCTGATGCGTGGGGACAGGGCAGGTTTAGTCATGACCGCAGGCAAACTTGCCATCTCGGAGAACACAGAGTTCCTCTCAACATTTAGCGCCGTGcttctctaccccaccccctcaaAAAAATAG
- the LOC112215658 gene encoding EMILIN-2 isoform X1 produces the protein MKCLPTGFILKSALFPLLLTFQLIYGTRSRYNQGYNMFQGSAYSGSEQRQRNKNWCAYVVHKNVSCAVVGGMESFVQPESAPCRKHQPNCAQQVMYRTQFRPMYKVGYKLVTELEWRCCPGHQGQDCKDLKGIPSSQTVLGPRPTLPPAPETQDPGHQAWGQSGHPWGAGRQPGGQTGQEPAGGQGGSQTTQQLEEVVQRLSQQILDIQSAMTSLSANLRVDLQEDASKMLVTLLNVLRQPDRVRGEQQSMLLQGLSLEKEYNTVDIDKFTSKINHLNDTINTKSNVLDDLQARVNHHDGQLHLLMEASPASPPPSPPANDATLRAYVDTKFHALKDEMMEGMEIKMADLKNSCDYKILSVQEQCAGQENSYLSLTELLESKEMNLRKEIQDFKNQLPNSQRGDGTPPGVEELRKELFRVAEAQLILQSSLEKKSKPDPLLPRVEELEARLNMSERSEKVRSLFLEEKLRREGAEGAADLKKAMEDRMSSMEDRVTTLLVEISSPVSGAQTALEALQSAQALEDRLNSLEQLCSTECKSDQPAIERIQQNLRVYRTSLDTIQSNINGHSASLADMEEFVQGQLLNHTASLTDVQEELGALKERIGGQQGSLSALGLSLSEQSLELQGQLLNHSASLTGVEEALGALSGRMGLQKGSLSDLGISLSDNLKDVQEELGALSGRMGEQEGSLSALGLSLSQQSLELQQLNTCCLSSAGPAQKAKGLLQLHLTQREELRARLEELDKEVKAEADHCSNRTEGVALDVASMDSRVTSLENMCGRLEPISSSLHRIKEGLNKHVTGLWNCINQINGTLQAHTKDIRGLKGTYQNLQDHYSGITQALHHLTTSPENSGVHAGVKESGNPTETKLVPQGPVLPIGPIPDGALLHMMETGEAGAPGITISSKPPKGADGSMSTLKGFAGAPASPPSTGYLKPNMPVISVAHIPLRPSLHKSCFTLTGERVSFSAGLNRLPFPGEVGIIRFNKVLVNDGGHYDPHTGIFHVPMEGRYLLSAVLTAQRGAKVEAMFSVSNRSIQRLDTAGYLPDNGGGGGAGSTSCDCGGSASLSLVLTLMRGDRAGLVMTAGKLAISENTEFLSTFSAVLLYPTPSKK, from the exons ATGAAGTGCCTTCCCACCGGATTCATCCTTAAAAGTGCCTTATTTCCCTTATTGCTCACCTTTCAATTGATCTATGGAACGCGGTCCCGGTATAACCAGGGGTATAACATGTTCCAGGGAAGCGCATACTCTGGCTCAGAACAAAGACAAAGGAATAA AAACTGGTGCGCATACGTTGTGCACAAGAACGTGAGCTGTGCGGTCGTGGGGGGTATGGAGAGCTTTGTGCAGCCGGAGTCAGCGCCTTGCCGGAAGCATCAGCCCAACTGCGCGCAACAAGTGAT GTATCGGACCCAATTCCGCCCCATGTATAAGGTTGGCTATAAGCTGGTGACAGAGCTGGAGTGGAGGTGCTGTCCAGGCCACCAGGGTCAAGACTGCAAAGACTTGAAAGGCATCCCATCCAGTCAGACAGTGCTGGGGCCTCGGCCCACCCTGCCTCCTGCCCCAGAGACACAGG ATCCGGGACATCAGGCATGGGGTCAGAGTGGCCACCCCTGGGGGGCAGGGAGGCAGCCAGGAGGTCAGACGGGCCAAGAGCCGGCAGGGGGCCAGGGAGGGAGTCAGACGACACAGCAGCTGGAGGAGGTGGTACAGCGTCTGTCCCAGCAGATTCTAGACATACagtcagccatgaccagcctgtCGGCCAACCTGAGGGTGGACCTGCAGGAGGACGCCAGCAAGATGCTGGTCACGCTGCTCAACGTCTTGCGGCAGCCAGACCGCGTGCGTGGGGAGCAGCAGAGCATGCTGCTGCAGGGCCTTTCACTGGAAAAAGAATACAACACGGTGGACATTGACAAGTTCACGAGCAAGATCAACCACCTCAACGACACCATAAACACCAAGAGCAATGTACTGGACGACCTCCAAGCCAGAGTCAACCACCATGACGGACAGCTCCACCTGCTAATGGAGGCCAGCCCggcctcaccccctccctctcctccggcCAATGATGCGACCCTGCGCGCCTATGTGGACACAAAGTTCCACGCCCTGAAGGACGAGATGATGGAGGGCATGGAGATCAAGATGGCAGACCTGAAGAACTCATGTGACTATAAGATCCTGTCGGTTCAGGAGCAGTGTGCGGGCCAGGAGAACAGCTACCTGAGCCTGACCGAGCTCCTCGAGTCCAAGGAGATGAACCTCCGCAAGGAGATCCAGGACTTCAAGAACCAGCTGCCTAATTCACAGAGGGGAGACGGAACCCCTCCAGGGGTGGAAGAGCTGCGAAAGGAGCTGTTCCGGGTTGCTGAGGCCCAGCTGATCCTCCAGTCCAGCCTAGAGAAGAAGTCCAAGCCTGACCCACTCCTGCCCCGTGTGGAAGAGCTGGAGGCCCGTCTCAACATGTCGGAGAGGAGCGAGAAGGTGCGCAGCCTCTTCCTGGAGGAGAagctgaggagagagggggcggaGGGGGCCGCAGACCTGAAGAAGGCTATGGAGGACAGGATGAGCTCCATGGAGGACCGGGTCACCACTCTACTGGTGGAGATAAGCAGCCCTGTATCTGGGGCGCAGACTGCGCTAGAGGCACTGCAGAGTGCTCAGGCTCTGGAAGACAGACTCAATTCCCTAGAACAGCTGTGCTCTACAGAGTGCAAGTCTGACCAACCGGCCATAGAGCGCATTCAACAGAACCTCCGGGTCTACAGAACTAGCCTAGACACAATTCAGTCTAACATCAATGGGCATTCAGCTAGTCTTGCAGACATGGAAGAGTTTGTCCAAGGGCAGCTCCTGAACCATACCGCCAGTCTTACAGATGTGCAGGAAGAACTAGGAGCTCTTAAAGAACGTATTGGAGGACAGCAGGGTTCTCTGTCAGCCTTGGGTCTCTCTCTTAGCGAGCAGTCCCTGGAGCTCCAGGGGCAGCTTCTGAACCACAGTGCCAGCCTTACAGGCGTGGAAGAAGCGCTAGGAGCTCTCAGTGGGCGTATGGGACTACAGAAGGGCTCTCTGTCAGACTTGGGTATCTCTCTCAGTGATAATCTTAAAGATGTGCAGGAAGAGCTGGGAGCTCTTAGTGGGCGTATGGGAGAGCAGGAGGGTTCTCTGTCGGCCCTGGGTCTCTCTCTCAGCCAGCAGTCCCTGGAGCTCCAGCAACTGAACACCTGTTGCCTGAGCAGTGCAGGGCCAGCCCAGAAGGCCAAGGGCCTGCTACAGCTCCACCTGACccagagagaggagctgagggccAGGCTGGAAGAGCTGGACAAGGAGGTGAAGGCTGAGGCAGACCACTGCAGCAACAGGACCGAGGGCGTAGCTCTGGACGTTGCCAGCATGGACAGCCGGGTTACCAGCTTGGAGAACATGTGTGGTAGGCTGGAACCCATCTCCAGCAGCCTGCACAGGATCAAGGAAGGGCTGAACAAGCATGTGACCGGCTTGTGGAACTGCATCAACCAGATCAATGGCACCTTGCAAGCCCACaccaaggacatcagaggactGAAGGGAACATACCAGAACCTCCAGGACCACTACTCAGGTATCACCCAGGCCCTACATCATCTGACCACCAGTCCTGAGAACAGTG GTGTTCATGCAGGTGTGAAGGAGTCTGGTAATCCCACCGAGACTAAGCTTGTCCCTCAGGGCCCTGTCCTACCCATTGGGCCAATACCAGATGGGGCCCTACTACATATGATGGAGACTGGGGAGGCAGGAGCCCCCGGGATCACCATCTCTTCCAAACCTCCCAAAGGGGCCGACGGCAGCATGTCCACCCTCAAGGGCTTTGCTGGAGCCCCAG CCTCCCCACCCTCTACAGGGTATTTAAAGCCTAATATGCCAGTGATTTCTG TTGCCCACATTCCTCTGAGGCCGTCATTACACAAATCATGTTTCACTTTAACAG GTGAGCGGGTGTCCTTCTCGGCTGGTCTCAACCGCTTGCCCTTCCCTGGGGAGGTGGGTATCATCCGCTTCAACAAGGTGTTGGTAAACGATGGGGGACACTATGACCCTCACACAG GCATCTTTCACGTTCCCATGGAGGGCCGCTACCTGCTGAGTGCCGTGCTGACAGCCCAGAGAGGTGCCAAGGTGGAGGCGATGTTCTCTGTGTCCAACCGCAGCATCCAGAGGCTGGACACGGCCGGTTACCTGCCTGATAatggtggaggaggtggggcTGGCTCCACCAGCTGTGACTGCGGAGGCTCTGCCTCCCTAAGCCTGGTTCTCACTCTGATGCGTGGGGACAGGGCAGGTTTAGTCATGACCGCAGGCAAACTTGCCATCTCGGAGAACACAGAGTTCCTCTCAACATTTAGCGCCGTGcttctctaccccaccccctcaaAAAAATAG
- the LOC112215658 gene encoding EMILIN-2 isoform X2, whose product MKCLPTGFILKSALFPLLLTFQLIYGTRSRYNQGYNMFQGSAYSGSEQRQRNKNWCAYVVHKNVSCAVVGGMESFVQPESAPCRKHQPNCAQQVMYRTQFRPMYKVGYKLVTELEWRCCPGHQGQDCKDLKGIPSSQTVLGPRPTLPPAPETQDPGHQAWGQSGHPWGAGRQPGGQTGQEPAGGQGGSQTTQQLEEVVQRLSQQILDIQSAMTSLSANLRVDLQEDASKMLVTLLNVLRQPDRVRGEQQSMLLQGLSLEKEYNTVDIDKFTSKINHLNDTINTKSNVLDDLQARVNHHDGQLHLLMEASPASPPPSPPANDATLRAYVDTKFHALKDEMMEGMEIKMADLKNSCDYKILSVQEQCAGQENSYLSLTELLESKEMNLRKEIQDFKNQLPNSQRGDGTPPGVEELRKELFRVAEAQLILQSSLEKKSKPDPLLPRVEELEARLNMSERSEKVRSLFLEEKLRREGAEGAADLKKAMEDRMSSMEDRVTTLLVEISSPVSGAQTALEALQSAQALEDRLNSLEQLCSTECKSDQPAIERIQQNLRVYRTSLDTIQSNINGHSASLADMEEFVQGQLLNHTASLTDVQEELGALKERIGGQQGSLSALGLSLSEQSLELQGQLLNHSASLTGVEEALGALSGRMGLQKGSLSDLGISLSDNLKDVQEELGALSGRMGEQEGSLSALGLSLSQQSLELQQLNTCCLSSAGPAQKAKGLLQLHLTQREELRARLEELDKEVKAEADHCSNRTEGVALDVASMDSRVTSLENMCGRLEPISSSLHRIKEGLNKHVTGLWNCINQINGTLQAHTKDIRGLKGTYQNLQDHYSGVHAGVKESGNPTETKLVPQGPVLPIGPIPDGALLHMMETGEAGAPGITISSKPPKGADGSMSTLKGFAGAPASPPSTGYLKPNMPVISVAHIPLRPSLHKSCFTLTGERVSFSAGLNRLPFPGEVGIIRFNKVLVNDGGHYDPHTGIFHVPMEGRYLLSAVLTAQRGAKVEAMFSVSNRSIQRLDTAGYLPDNGGGGGAGSTSCDCGGSASLSLVLTLMRGDRAGLVMTAGKLAISENTEFLSTFSAVLLYPTPSKK is encoded by the exons ATGAAGTGCCTTCCCACCGGATTCATCCTTAAAAGTGCCTTATTTCCCTTATTGCTCACCTTTCAATTGATCTATGGAACGCGGTCCCGGTATAACCAGGGGTATAACATGTTCCAGGGAAGCGCATACTCTGGCTCAGAACAAAGACAAAGGAATAA AAACTGGTGCGCATACGTTGTGCACAAGAACGTGAGCTGTGCGGTCGTGGGGGGTATGGAGAGCTTTGTGCAGCCGGAGTCAGCGCCTTGCCGGAAGCATCAGCCCAACTGCGCGCAACAAGTGAT GTATCGGACCCAATTCCGCCCCATGTATAAGGTTGGCTATAAGCTGGTGACAGAGCTGGAGTGGAGGTGCTGTCCAGGCCACCAGGGTCAAGACTGCAAAGACTTGAAAGGCATCCCATCCAGTCAGACAGTGCTGGGGCCTCGGCCCACCCTGCCTCCTGCCCCAGAGACACAGG ATCCGGGACATCAGGCATGGGGTCAGAGTGGCCACCCCTGGGGGGCAGGGAGGCAGCCAGGAGGTCAGACGGGCCAAGAGCCGGCAGGGGGCCAGGGAGGGAGTCAGACGACACAGCAGCTGGAGGAGGTGGTACAGCGTCTGTCCCAGCAGATTCTAGACATACagtcagccatgaccagcctgtCGGCCAACCTGAGGGTGGACCTGCAGGAGGACGCCAGCAAGATGCTGGTCACGCTGCTCAACGTCTTGCGGCAGCCAGACCGCGTGCGTGGGGAGCAGCAGAGCATGCTGCTGCAGGGCCTTTCACTGGAAAAAGAATACAACACGGTGGACATTGACAAGTTCACGAGCAAGATCAACCACCTCAACGACACCATAAACACCAAGAGCAATGTACTGGACGACCTCCAAGCCAGAGTCAACCACCATGACGGACAGCTCCACCTGCTAATGGAGGCCAGCCCggcctcaccccctccctctcctccggcCAATGATGCGACCCTGCGCGCCTATGTGGACACAAAGTTCCACGCCCTGAAGGACGAGATGATGGAGGGCATGGAGATCAAGATGGCAGACCTGAAGAACTCATGTGACTATAAGATCCTGTCGGTTCAGGAGCAGTGTGCGGGCCAGGAGAACAGCTACCTGAGCCTGACCGAGCTCCTCGAGTCCAAGGAGATGAACCTCCGCAAGGAGATCCAGGACTTCAAGAACCAGCTGCCTAATTCACAGAGGGGAGACGGAACCCCTCCAGGGGTGGAAGAGCTGCGAAAGGAGCTGTTCCGGGTTGCTGAGGCCCAGCTGATCCTCCAGTCCAGCCTAGAGAAGAAGTCCAAGCCTGACCCACTCCTGCCCCGTGTGGAAGAGCTGGAGGCCCGTCTCAACATGTCGGAGAGGAGCGAGAAGGTGCGCAGCCTCTTCCTGGAGGAGAagctgaggagagagggggcggaGGGGGCCGCAGACCTGAAGAAGGCTATGGAGGACAGGATGAGCTCCATGGAGGACCGGGTCACCACTCTACTGGTGGAGATAAGCAGCCCTGTATCTGGGGCGCAGACTGCGCTAGAGGCACTGCAGAGTGCTCAGGCTCTGGAAGACAGACTCAATTCCCTAGAACAGCTGTGCTCTACAGAGTGCAAGTCTGACCAACCGGCCATAGAGCGCATTCAACAGAACCTCCGGGTCTACAGAACTAGCCTAGACACAATTCAGTCTAACATCAATGGGCATTCAGCTAGTCTTGCAGACATGGAAGAGTTTGTCCAAGGGCAGCTCCTGAACCATACCGCCAGTCTTACAGATGTGCAGGAAGAACTAGGAGCTCTTAAAGAACGTATTGGAGGACAGCAGGGTTCTCTGTCAGCCTTGGGTCTCTCTCTTAGCGAGCAGTCCCTGGAGCTCCAGGGGCAGCTTCTGAACCACAGTGCCAGCCTTACAGGCGTGGAAGAAGCGCTAGGAGCTCTCAGTGGGCGTATGGGACTACAGAAGGGCTCTCTGTCAGACTTGGGTATCTCTCTCAGTGATAATCTTAAAGATGTGCAGGAAGAGCTGGGAGCTCTTAGTGGGCGTATGGGAGAGCAGGAGGGTTCTCTGTCGGCCCTGGGTCTCTCTCTCAGCCAGCAGTCCCTGGAGCTCCAGCAACTGAACACCTGTTGCCTGAGCAGTGCAGGGCCAGCCCAGAAGGCCAAGGGCCTGCTACAGCTCCACCTGACccagagagaggagctgagggccAGGCTGGAAGAGCTGGACAAGGAGGTGAAGGCTGAGGCAGACCACTGCAGCAACAGGACCGAGGGCGTAGCTCTGGACGTTGCCAGCATGGACAGCCGGGTTACCAGCTTGGAGAACATGTGTGGTAGGCTGGAACCCATCTCCAGCAGCCTGCACAGGATCAAGGAAGGGCTGAACAAGCATGTGACCGGCTTGTGGAACTGCATCAACCAGATCAATGGCACCTTGCAAGCCCACaccaaggacatcagaggactGAAGGGAACATACCAGAACCTCCAGGACCACTACTCAG GTGTTCATGCAGGTGTGAAGGAGTCTGGTAATCCCACCGAGACTAAGCTTGTCCCTCAGGGCCCTGTCCTACCCATTGGGCCAATACCAGATGGGGCCCTACTACATATGATGGAGACTGGGGAGGCAGGAGCCCCCGGGATCACCATCTCTTCCAAACCTCCCAAAGGGGCCGACGGCAGCATGTCCACCCTCAAGGGCTTTGCTGGAGCCCCAG CCTCCCCACCCTCTACAGGGTATTTAAAGCCTAATATGCCAGTGATTTCTG TTGCCCACATTCCTCTGAGGCCGTCATTACACAAATCATGTTTCACTTTAACAG GTGAGCGGGTGTCCTTCTCGGCTGGTCTCAACCGCTTGCCCTTCCCTGGGGAGGTGGGTATCATCCGCTTCAACAAGGTGTTGGTAAACGATGGGGGACACTATGACCCTCACACAG GCATCTTTCACGTTCCCATGGAGGGCCGCTACCTGCTGAGTGCCGTGCTGACAGCCCAGAGAGGTGCCAAGGTGGAGGCGATGTTCTCTGTGTCCAACCGCAGCATCCAGAGGCTGGACACGGCCGGTTACCTGCCTGATAatggtggaggaggtggggcTGGCTCCACCAGCTGTGACTGCGGAGGCTCTGCCTCCCTAAGCCTGGTTCTCACTCTGATGCGTGGGGACAGGGCAGGTTTAGTCATGACCGCAGGCAAACTTGCCATCTCGGAGAACACAGAGTTCCTCTCAACATTTAGCGCCGTGcttctctaccccaccccctcaaAAAAATAG